The Meriones unguiculatus strain TT.TT164.6M chromosome 1, Bangor_MerUng_6.1, whole genome shotgun sequence genome has a segment encoding these proteins:
- the Zfyve27 gene encoding protrudin isoform X1 has translation MQTSDRDPSGPEASPSVMPEVFSECSPAPTKSTAFDLFNLVLSYKRLEVYLEPLKEAGDGVRFLLRWQMPLCSLLTCLGLNVLFLTLNEGAWYSMGALMISVPALLGYLQEVCRAQLPESELMRRKYHSIRQEDLQKVRLSRPEAVAEVKSFLIQLEAFLTRLCCTCESAYRVLHWENPVVSSQFYGALLGMVCMLYLLPLCWVLALLNSTLFLGNVEFFRVVSEYRACLQRRMNPKQEEYACDSPAPQDAGGRGTLLESTPAPTPTEDLTPGSVEEAEEAEPDEEFKDAIEETRLVVLEDDEGTPCPAEDELALQDNGFLSKNEVLRSKVSRLTERLRKRYPANNFGNCAGCAATFSVLKKRRSCSNCGNSFCSRCCSFKVPKSSMGATAPEAQRETVFVCASCNQTLSK, from the exons ATGCAGACATCAGATCGGGACCCGAGTGGGCCAGAGGCGAGCCCCAGTGTGATGCCTGAGGTTTTCTCTGAGTGTTCACCGGCCCCTACCAAGTCAACAGCATTTGATCTTTTCAACCTGGTTCTGTCCTACAAGAGGCTAGAGGTCTACCTGGAACCCCTGAAGGAGGCAGGTGATGGTGTTCGATTCTTGCTAAG GTGGCAGATGCCTTTGTGTTCCTTGCTGACCTGCCTGGGCCTCAACGTCTTGTTCCTCACATTGAACGAGG GTGCATGGTACTCCATGGGTGCCTTGATGATTTCAGTGCCCGCCTTGCTGGGCTATCTTCAGGAGGTTTGCCGGGCGCAGCTGCCAGAGTCTGAGCTGATGCGGAGGAAGTACCACAGCATAAGGCAGGAAGACCTACAGAAAGTGCGTCTTTCCCGCCCTGAAGCTGTGGCTGAGGTGAAAAGCTT CTTGATCCAGCTGGAAGCCTTCCTGACCCGCCTGTGCTGTACCTGCGAGTCAGCCTACCGTGTGCTGCACTGGGAGAACCCTGTGGTGTCCTCACA GTTCTACGGCGCTCTTCTGGGCATGGTTTGCATGCTCTACCTGCTGCCACTCTGCTGGGTCCTTGCCCTTTTAAACAGCACACTCTTTCTGGGAAATGTGGAGTTCTTCCGAG TGGTGTCTGAATACAGGGCTTGTCTTCAGCGGCGGATGAACCCCAAGCAGGAAGAGTATGCCTGTGATAGCCCAGCACCACAGGATGCTGGGGGGAGGGGTACTCTGCTGGAGAGTACACCTGCCCCTACACCCACAGAG GACCTCACGCCGGGCAGTGTGGAGGAGGCCGAGGAGGCTGAGCCAGATGAGGAGTTCAAAGATGCAATTGAG GAGACCCGCCTGGTGGTGCTG GAGGATGATGAGGGCACCCCGTGCCCAGCAGAGGATGAGCTGGCCCTGCAGGACAATGGCTTCCTCAGCAAGAATGAGGTGCTGCGCAGCAAGGTGTCACGGCTTACAGAGCGGCTCCGCAAGCGTTACCCCGCCAACAACTTCG GGAATTGTGCAGGCTGTGCTGCCACCTTCTCCGTGCTGAAGAAGAGG CGGAGCTGCAGCAACTGTGGGAACAGCTTCTGCTCTCGGTGCTGCTCCTTCAAGGTGCCCAAGTCCTCCATGGGGGCCACAG ctCCTGAAGCCCAGAGAgagactgtgtttgtgtgtgcctcttGTAATCAGACCTTGAGCaagtga
- the Zfyve27 gene encoding protrudin isoform X2 — MQTSDRDPSGPEASPSVMPEVFSECSPAPTKSTAFDLFNLVLSYKRLEVYLEPLKEAGDGVRFLLRWQMPLCSLLTCLGLNVLFLTLNEGAWYSMGALMISVPALLGYLQEVCRAQLPESELMRRKYHSIRQEDLQKVRLSRPEAVAEVKSFLIQLEAFLTRLCCTCESAYRVLHWENPVVSSQFYGALLGMVCMLYLLPLCWVLALLNSTLFLGNVEFFRVVSEYRACLQRRMNPKQEEYACDSPAPQDAGGRGTLLESTPAPTPTEDLTPGSVEEAEEAEPDEEFKDAIEEDDEGTPCPAEDELALQDNGFLSKNEVLRSKVSRLTERLRKRYPANNFGNCAGCAATFSVLKKRRSCSNCGNSFCSRCCSFKVPKSSMGATAPEAQRETVFVCASCNQTLSK; from the exons ATGCAGACATCAGATCGGGACCCGAGTGGGCCAGAGGCGAGCCCCAGTGTGATGCCTGAGGTTTTCTCTGAGTGTTCACCGGCCCCTACCAAGTCAACAGCATTTGATCTTTTCAACCTGGTTCTGTCCTACAAGAGGCTAGAGGTCTACCTGGAACCCCTGAAGGAGGCAGGTGATGGTGTTCGATTCTTGCTAAG GTGGCAGATGCCTTTGTGTTCCTTGCTGACCTGCCTGGGCCTCAACGTCTTGTTCCTCACATTGAACGAGG GTGCATGGTACTCCATGGGTGCCTTGATGATTTCAGTGCCCGCCTTGCTGGGCTATCTTCAGGAGGTTTGCCGGGCGCAGCTGCCAGAGTCTGAGCTGATGCGGAGGAAGTACCACAGCATAAGGCAGGAAGACCTACAGAAAGTGCGTCTTTCCCGCCCTGAAGCTGTGGCTGAGGTGAAAAGCTT CTTGATCCAGCTGGAAGCCTTCCTGACCCGCCTGTGCTGTACCTGCGAGTCAGCCTACCGTGTGCTGCACTGGGAGAACCCTGTGGTGTCCTCACA GTTCTACGGCGCTCTTCTGGGCATGGTTTGCATGCTCTACCTGCTGCCACTCTGCTGGGTCCTTGCCCTTTTAAACAGCACACTCTTTCTGGGAAATGTGGAGTTCTTCCGAG TGGTGTCTGAATACAGGGCTTGTCTTCAGCGGCGGATGAACCCCAAGCAGGAAGAGTATGCCTGTGATAGCCCAGCACCACAGGATGCTGGGGGGAGGGGTACTCTGCTGGAGAGTACACCTGCCCCTACACCCACAGAG GACCTCACGCCGGGCAGTGTGGAGGAGGCCGAGGAGGCTGAGCCAGATGAGGAGTTCAAAGATGCAATTGAG GAGGATGATGAGGGCACCCCGTGCCCAGCAGAGGATGAGCTGGCCCTGCAGGACAATGGCTTCCTCAGCAAGAATGAGGTGCTGCGCAGCAAGGTGTCACGGCTTACAGAGCGGCTCCGCAAGCGTTACCCCGCCAACAACTTCG GGAATTGTGCAGGCTGTGCTGCCACCTTCTCCGTGCTGAAGAAGAGG CGGAGCTGCAGCAACTGTGGGAACAGCTTCTGCTCTCGGTGCTGCTCCTTCAAGGTGCCCAAGTCCTCCATGGGGGCCACAG ctCCTGAAGCCCAGAGAgagactgtgtttgtgtgtgcctcttGTAATCAGACCTTGAGCaagtga